From Mucilaginibacter rubeus, a single genomic window includes:
- a CDS encoding phosphotransferase: MQSQTLNSIIPASSLLAVESALSQTFGTTTVAEIILLAGGLSASSVFKIVVNNQSYILKVDSSSGIVKTPSISCMEVAAEAGIAPRVYYLNKAAGVTITGFIKNIPLQAVYKSPEVLLPEISKTIKRMHELPALPTENSLLDTIDGLIAQFKTSGMLTGVAFDECFAYYDEIRKYYPWNDADKVFSHNDLNPNNMVFDGEKIWIIDWDAAFTNDRYVDLAITANFYVANDEHENVFLESYFGNGLTNYHKARFFLMRQICRLVYAMLMFKLAYMSNSGTAHDPDMEGISLKNVKENLGTGEISLASYEGQLLFGKALINEALNSMRSPRFVASIAQMT, encoded by the coding sequence ATGCAATCGCAAACACTAAATTCCATTATCCCTGCTTCAAGTTTATTAGCAGTTGAAAGCGCGTTATCACAAACTTTTGGTACAACCACGGTGGCAGAGATAATTTTACTGGCTGGAGGCTTATCAGCATCCTCCGTATTTAAAATTGTGGTTAACAATCAATCCTATATTTTAAAAGTCGATAGTTCTTCAGGTATTGTAAAAACTCCGAGTATCAGTTGCATGGAAGTTGCCGCTGAAGCAGGCATTGCTCCGCGGGTTTATTATTTGAATAAAGCAGCAGGTGTAACCATCACTGGGTTTATAAAAAACATACCATTGCAAGCTGTTTACAAGTCGCCAGAAGTTTTGTTACCCGAAATTTCAAAAACAATCAAACGTATGCACGAGCTACCGGCCTTACCAACCGAAAATAGTTTATTGGATACAATTGACGGCCTTATCGCTCAGTTTAAAACTTCGGGGATGTTAACGGGAGTGGCTTTTGACGAGTGTTTTGCCTATTATGATGAAATTAGAAAATACTATCCATGGAATGATGCTGATAAGGTTTTTAGTCATAATGATCTTAATCCCAATAACATGGTTTTTGATGGCGAAAAAATATGGATTATTGATTGGGACGCAGCTTTTACAAACGACCGCTACGTTGATCTGGCTATAACAGCAAATTTTTATGTTGCTAATGACGAACATGAAAACGTTTTTCTTGAAAGCTACTTTGGAAATGGCTTAACAAATTATCATAAAGCACGGTTTTTTCTGATGCGCCAAATATGCAGGTTGGTTTATGCTATGTTAATGTTTAAACTGGCGTATATGTCAAATAGCGGTACAGCTCATGATCCGGATATGGAGGGCATCAGCCTGAAAAATGTAAAAGAAAACTTAGGCACAGGAGAGATAAGCCTTGCTTCTTACGAAGGCCAATTACTATTTGGTAAAGCTTTAATTAATGAAGCGCTGAACAGTATGCGGTCTCCGCGATTTGTCGCATCTATTGCTCAAATGACTTAA
- a CDS encoding MarR family winged helix-turn-helix transcriptional regulator codes for MINPSLKTLINLAKVQAVIARRFDRLNMHGIGFTEFVILYLLQQSEEGKARRIDLADKIGITASGITRMLLPMEKIGLVTREANERDARVSYVVLTPAGKQLFTDAEKTANALALEIIPAKESKDITSLTNILAKLGGNIT; via the coding sequence ATGATTAATCCATCACTCAAAACACTAATAAACCTTGCGAAAGTGCAAGCCGTCATAGCCCGCAGATTTGACCGCCTGAATATGCATGGCATCGGATTTACCGAATTTGTGATTCTCTATCTTTTGCAGCAATCGGAAGAGGGAAAGGCGCGGAGAATAGATTTAGCCGATAAAATCGGAATAACTGCTTCCGGGATAACACGCATGCTGTTGCCAATGGAAAAAATAGGATTGGTAACGCGCGAAGCTAACGAACGCGATGCAAGAGTGAGTTATGTAGTACTTACCCCTGCCGGCAAGCAATTGTTTACTGATGCAGAAAAGACAGCCAATGCCCTTGCGCTTGAAATTATACCTGCTAAAGAATCAAAAGATATTACTTCGTTAACAAATATCCTCGCCAAACTTGGCGGTAACATCACCTAA
- a CDS encoding GAF domain-containing sensor histidine kinase codes for MDNVYGINLIPDNDAERVAALERYQIFNSHREKAFDSICELACELFSCPISHISFLNSDTEFIKAEVGLNGIQYVSRNEGFCAVAILQPDLLLVEDTHQHELFVNHPYVVDKLRIRFYAGAPIITPDGFIIGTLCLIDMEPRSLTEKERKLLKKLADVAMEQTQLRSENLALLQQRDEFIAVASHEMRTPVTALKAAVQILHTHQDEGAVALQKAMIEQANRSVNKLAFLVNDLFDASRLAARKYSLNKTYFDLGKLINHCCDLLKVSGKHELDIEGDLSVRVVADEERVEQVLVNLIENAMKYAPDSRIILIRISRLSDHVRIEVSDKGPGIDPDQLPHIFKRYFRSENGAPQAGLGLGLYISSEIVKQHGGEIGVESEQGRGSTFWFTLPV; via the coding sequence ATGGACAACGTTTATGGAATTAACCTGATACCGGATAATGATGCGGAACGAGTTGCCGCGCTTGAACGCTATCAGATATTTAATTCACACCGCGAAAAAGCCTTCGATAGTATATGTGAGCTTGCATGCGAATTGTTCTCATGCCCAATCAGTCATATTTCGTTTTTAAATTCTGATACAGAGTTTATTAAAGCCGAAGTAGGCCTGAACGGTATTCAATATGTAAGCCGTAATGAAGGTTTTTGCGCTGTAGCCATTTTGCAGCCGGATTTGCTCCTGGTTGAGGATACTCATCAACATGAACTTTTTGTTAATCACCCTTATGTTGTAGATAAACTGCGAATCCGTTTTTATGCCGGAGCGCCCATCATTACTCCAGATGGTTTTATCATCGGTACATTATGTTTAATTGACATGGAGCCCCGCTCGCTTACCGAAAAAGAAAGAAAGCTATTAAAAAAGCTTGCGGATGTGGCAATGGAACAAACACAGCTAAGGTCTGAAAACCTTGCTTTGCTTCAGCAGCGGGACGAATTTATTGCCGTAGCCAGCCATGAGATGCGCACCCCGGTGACAGCGTTAAAAGCTGCGGTTCAGATTTTACATACCCATCAGGATGAAGGCGCGGTTGCCCTGCAAAAAGCAATGATAGAGCAGGCCAACAGGAGCGTAAACAAATTGGCTTTCCTGGTAAACGACTTATTTGACGCCAGCAGACTTGCGGCGCGTAAATACAGTTTAAACAAAACATATTTTGATTTAGGCAAACTCATTAATCATTGTTGTGATTTGCTTAAGGTTTCGGGTAAACACGAGCTGGATATTGAAGGTGATTTATCTGTTCGGGTTGTTGCTGATGAGGAAAGGGTAGAACAGGTACTTGTTAACCTTATAGAAAATGCAATGAAATATGCCCCGGACTCCAGGATCATTTTGATCCGGATTTCCCGGTTGTCTGATCATGTTCGCATTGAAGTGTCGGATAAAGGGCCAGGCATTGATCCTGATCAGCTACCACATATATTTAAGCGCTATTTCCGTTCTGAAAACGGAGCTCCGCAGGCCGGTCTTGGATTAGGTTTATATATAAGTTCTGAAATTGTTAAACAGCACGGCGGCGAAATTGGCGTTGAAAGCGAGCAGGGCAGGGGCAGCACTTTCTGGTTCACATTGCCGGTATAA
- a CDS encoding DUF3863 domain-containing protein, which translates to MERRTFFKNTLLGGAAVLANPLLGKADPLGFLTGNSPTSLMGNRFVTFCIMIRTSPWEVSRDVKLIKRDEGFAHTLEVVQRLRETFAKNVPGGRLTWGFTLNALEDKRQNYVDIRNYAAECQLKFGDEVSYFPGYFPAMYLPRHRVNQEMTEALQRITAMVGKGYRPKSVMGGFLSADNLAYLAEKENIHVAHAVIWSQHETDGGGADGSPSYPFYPSKEHFCKPAQGKSDFIDCVNLDGWSVDFLCALQSGNVWGTTPFNGAASRRGVGPIETYGDWGLEIGHLSVMHTQSIHFDRGFELNGFGWIPNIWEAALVKIAERKNWDDTLAYRALEKWTSATVQRWPDVKFVTFGEYGELWRNQYRDNSRWNYRFEERGLGIGNSWGNQEIKWYMNREFRLATLKNWHKNTPEMVVDFTRYDLPAKEPADPSPEKPVKDWSLMNRINQKGVRPQDTPVLLSDLKNDEKDMIARYYPGLFK; encoded by the coding sequence ATGGAAAGAAGAACTTTTTTTAAGAATACGCTGCTGGGCGGAGCGGCGGTATTGGCTAATCCGTTATTGGGAAAGGCCGATCCCCTGGGTTTCCTGACGGGAAATTCCCCTACATCTTTGATGGGCAATCGTTTTGTAACTTTTTGTATCATGATCCGCACTTCGCCTTGGGAGGTATCTCGGGATGTGAAGCTGATCAAGCGCGACGAAGGTTTTGCGCATACGCTGGAAGTAGTGCAGCGTTTAAGGGAAACTTTTGCAAAGAATGTACCCGGAGGGCGGCTAACCTGGGGCTTTACGTTAAACGCGCTTGAAGATAAACGCCAGAATTATGTAGATATCCGCAATTATGCCGCGGAGTGTCAGCTTAAATTTGGTGATGAGGTCTCTTATTTTCCGGGATATTTCCCCGCCATGTACCTACCCCGGCACCGTGTAAACCAGGAGATGACCGAGGCATTGCAGCGTATAACTGCAATGGTTGGTAAGGGATACCGCCCCAAAAGTGTAATGGGCGGCTTTTTATCTGCTGATAACCTGGCTTATTTGGCCGAAAAAGAAAATATTCATGTGGCACATGCCGTAATCTGGAGCCAACATGAAACGGATGGCGGCGGCGCGGACGGATCGCCATCTTACCCATTTTACCCATCAAAAGAACATTTTTGTAAACCGGCACAAGGTAAAAGCGATTTTATCGATTGTGTAAACCTGGACGGCTGGAGTGTCGACTTTTTGTGCGCGCTCCAAAGCGGAAATGTATGGGGCACGACACCTTTTAACGGCGCTGCAAGTCGCCGTGGTGTTGGTCCTATTGAAACCTATGGCGATTGGGGTCTGGAAATTGGGCATCTTTCGGTAATGCACACGCAGTCCATACATTTTGACCGCGGTTTTGAACTTAACGGTTTCGGCTGGATCCCTAATATATGGGAAGCCGCTCTGGTTAAAATAGCCGAGCGCAAAAATTGGGACGATACATTGGCCTACCGGGCATTGGAGAAATGGACAAGTGCCACAGTGCAGCGCTGGCCCGATGTGAAGTTCGTAACCTTTGGAGAGTATGGTGAGCTGTGGCGTAACCAATACCGGGATAATAGCCGCTGGAACTACAGGTTTGAAGAAAGGGGATTGGGTATAGGCAATTCCTGGGGCAATCAGGAAATCAAGTGGTATATGAACAGGGAGTTTCGCCTGGCAACGCTAAAGAACTGGCACAAAAACACACCAGAAATGGTGGTAGATTTTACACGATATGACCTGCCTGCAAAAGAACCTGCCGATCCATCGCCGGAAAAGCCGGTAAAAGACTGGAGCCTGATGAACCGGATCAACCAGAAAGGCGTAAGGCCCCAGGATACACCGGTCTTATTATCAGACCTGAAAAATGATGAAAAAGATATGATTGCCAGGTATTATCCGGGTTTGTTTAAATAG